A genomic stretch from Bacillus sp. N1-1 includes:
- a CDS encoding Ku protein, with product MWKGAISFGLVNIPVKLYAATEDKDIKMRYLHKECHTPIQYEKRCPNCDRPLESEDIVRGYEYEDGKFVIMEKDEIESLAHEKNKSVEIVDFVELNDIDPIYFNRSYFIGPNDHGSKPYMLLKQAMEESGRIGLAKITIRSKEHLAAVRVYDKGLMLETMYFPDEVREIGNVPDIPEELDVSDKEKKLAKQLIEQLTTKFDPSQYKDERREAILALIESKISGNEIKVVEEKPKRNVADLMDALQASLDTSPKAPPKKKKAAPRKKKVAK from the coding sequence ATGTGGAAGGGGGCTATTAGCTTTGGATTGGTTAATATACCTGTTAAGCTTTATGCTGCGACAGAGGATAAGGATATTAAGATGCGCTACCTTCATAAGGAATGCCATACTCCGATCCAGTATGAGAAACGATGCCCTAATTGTGATCGGCCGTTAGAATCAGAAGATATTGTGAGAGGTTATGAATACGAAGATGGAAAGTTTGTCATCATGGAAAAGGATGAAATTGAATCACTGGCGCACGAAAAAAACAAATCAGTGGAAATTGTGGATTTCGTTGAATTAAATGACATTGATCCAATCTATTTCAATCGATCCTATTTTATCGGTCCAAATGATCATGGAAGTAAACCGTATATGCTGTTAAAGCAAGCGATGGAAGAGTCGGGGAGAATTGGACTCGCTAAAATAACGATTCGCTCTAAGGAGCATCTTGCAGCAGTACGAGTATATGACAAAGGATTGATGCTTGAAACGATGTACTTCCCTGATGAAGTAAGGGAGATCGGTAATGTTCCAGATATTCCTGAAGAACTTGACGTAAGCGATAAAGAAAAGAAGTTGGCAAAACAGTTAATCGAACAACTGACGACCAAATTTGATCCTTCTCAGTACAAAGATGAGCGACGTGAAGCGATACTTGCCCTTATTGAAAGTAAGATTTCTGGTAATGAAATAAAAGTTGTGGAAGAAAAACCGAAAAGAAATGTTGCCGATCTGATGGATGCCCTACAAGCAAGCTTAGATACAAGTCCTAAGGCGCCTCCAAAAAAGAAAAAAGCTGCACCAAGGAAAAAGAAGGTCGCTAAATGA
- a CDS encoding SDR family oxidoreductase — protein MRPDFRQTEGQPAQHQNHQPGSEKEMNPLPLTEDHDYRGSGKLIGKVALITGGDSGIGEAAAIAYAKEGAHVAVVYLDEHEDAQNTKKQIEDEGTQCLLLPGDIGDERFATSVIKQVIDHFGQLDILINNAAEQHPKQSIEEITAEQLEKTFRTNVFSMFYLTKAALPHLKKGSAIINTSSVTAYEGNEQLIDYSSTKGAITTFTRSLAKSLVGKGIRVNSVAPGPIWTPLIPSTFSADKVKNFGTNTPMGRPGQPEELAAAYVLLGSDDSSYMTGQTIHINGGQFVTS, from the coding sequence ATGCGACCAGATTTTAGACAAACAGAAGGACAACCTGCCCAGCATCAAAACCACCAACCAGGATCTGAAAAAGAAATGAATCCACTCCCCCTTACAGAGGATCATGACTACAGGGGTTCTGGTAAATTAATAGGTAAAGTTGCCCTCATTACTGGAGGAGATAGCGGCATTGGCGAAGCAGCTGCAATCGCTTATGCGAAGGAAGGTGCTCATGTAGCCGTCGTCTACTTGGACGAACATGAAGATGCACAGAATACGAAGAAGCAAATCGAAGATGAAGGTACTCAGTGCTTGTTATTACCTGGGGATATTGGAGATGAACGTTTTGCGACGAGTGTGATCAAGCAGGTGATTGATCACTTCGGACAATTGGATATTTTAATCAACAATGCAGCTGAACAGCATCCTAAGCAGAGCATTGAAGAAATTACAGCCGAGCAACTTGAAAAGACATTTCGAACTAACGTCTTTTCGATGTTTTACTTAACGAAAGCAGCGCTTCCTCACCTTAAGAAAGGCAGTGCGATTATTAACACCTCTTCCGTTACGGCTTATGAGGGAAATGAACAGCTCATTGACTATTCAAGTACAAAAGGCGCGATTACAACATTCACGAGAAGTCTCGCGAAATCACTCGTTGGCAAAGGGATAAGAGTGAACAGCGTTGCTCCTGGACCAATCTGGACACCGCTAATTCCTTCAACGTTTTCTGCTGATAAGGTTAAAAACTTTGGAACAAATACGCCAATGGGGCGACCTGGTCAACCTGAAGAATTAGCTGCGGCTTACGTCCTTCTTGGTTCGGATGATTCTTCCTATATGACTGGACAAACGATCCACATTAATGGCGGACAGTTCGTTACCTCTTAA